One genomic segment of Hordeum vulgare subsp. vulgare chromosome 2H, MorexV3_pseudomolecules_assembly, whole genome shotgun sequence includes these proteins:
- the LOC123425178 gene encoding uncharacterized protein LOC123425178 gives MAIPEEVRRYWLPILLAAGGFLFQLLVLPKSFPPSHYDALGIQRFAPVEKVVEAYELLSREWVAETNDQSTVDIIKIRYAYELLTNPVLKRDYDLFGLDHHTDVLESVKEQYQREHFLKIDLPILKDSLIQSTDDAFNVLTYEALVSAIGEDYPLLILVYSKGSPRCAQFFEYWKQIDTRLDGVANTATVELGDTRLAGYFAEKRFSQQPFFRNGIPALVAYPANCRSPSCYMRYPGELTVDSVVNWVASSIVGLPRILYYSKETLGPQFIGKNSHHKVKAIFFSSTGERAAPFLRQAAQEYSSYASFAFVLWKEEESQIWWNSLGVESAPALVFLKGPGAKPVVYHGTFSKSEFTEIMEEHKHQELQQLRSDTSLDLGCDARGHSRAGKEMMIWYCVIAAGRPGVELSKKRQILRKAQDQLRSAADESTGNLEILVQVASAATALKDDRLTFVWLDGELQKKLCAFYLATDYHGACGPRGFEDDNDKPEVFIVRFQRNATYEALKADKKNNLIETLQGQDIPDASQLVARYNGPDEILEINKWVSQIIKDGDTREIPYFTSKVPDLLPEETSKEWLSGTKSIRSAGKSLKERVQNSGFSFSDYLTDPRVGPALLMLACISWGTIWFKNIQSAQKTPTDEAPKDRTNKRRRPKLSPTLFGQPTETGTDPEPKDAREWEIEDSDSD, from the exons ATGGCGATTCCGGAGGAGGTGCGCCGCTACTGGCTGCCgatcctcctcgccgccggcggCTTCCTCTTCCAGCTCCTCGTCCTGCCCAAATCATTTCCGCCCTCCCACTACGACG CGCTCGGAATCCAGAGGTTTGCGCCGGTCGAGAAGGTGGTCGAGGCATACGAGCTGCTCTCCAGGGAGTG GGTTGCTGAAACgaatgaccagtcaactgttgatattATAAAG ATCCGTTATGCGTATGAGTTGTTGACAAATCCAGTTTTGAAGCGGGACTATGATCTTTTTGGTCTGGATCATCATACG GATGTCCTCGAGAGTGTCAAAGAACAATATCAAAGGGAGCACTTTCTGAAAATAGATCTACCCATTTTAAAAGATTCTTTAATTC AATCGACTGATGATGCCTTCAATGTACTCACATATGAGGCATTGGTGTCTGCTATTGGTGAAGATTACCCGTTGCTCATACTG GTTTATTCAAAGGGGAGTCCTCGCTGCGCTCAATTTTTTGAGTATTGGAAGCAAATTG ACACTCGACTGGATGGCGTGGCCAACACTGCTACGGTAGAACTTGGTGATACACGACTGGCAGGGTATTTTGCAGAAAAAAGGTTCTCTCAGCAGCCATTTTTCCGCAACG GTATACCAGCTCTTGTTGCATATCCTGCTAACTGCAGAAGTCCATCCTGTTATATGAG GTACCCAGGTGAGCTAACTGTGGATTCTGTTGTCAACTGGGTTGCATCATCAATTGTTGGTTTACCTCGGATCTTGTACTATTCAAAGGAGACACTG GGACCCCAGTTCATTGGGAAGAATAGCCATCATAAG GTGAAGGCTATCTTTTTCTCAAGCACCGGGGAGCGTGCGGCTCCATTTCTTCGCCAAGCTGCCCAAGAGTATTCGAGCTATGCATCGTTTGCATTTGTCCTATGGAAAGAAGAGGAATCCCAGATCTGGTGGAATTC ATTAGGAGTGGAATCGGCTCCTGCACTTGTTTTCTTGAAGGGACCAGGTGCCAAGCCTGTTGTATACCATG GAACTTTTAGCAAGTCAGAGTTCACAGAGATAATGGAGGAGCATAAGCACCAAG aACTTCAGCAGCTAAGAAGCGACACATCTTTGGATCTTGGTTGTGATGCTAGAGGTCATTCACGCGCTGGAAAAGAAATGATGATATGGTACTGTGTAATAGCTGCAGGCCGCCCTGGTGTAGAATTAAGTAAAAAGAGACAA ATTTTGAGGAAGGCCCAGGACCAACTACGCAGTGCTGCTGATGAAAGTACTGGCAATTTGGAAATTTTAGTACAGGTAGCAAGTGCTGCAACTGCCTTAAAAGATGACAGGCTTACCTTTGTTTGGTTGGATGGAGAATTACAGAAG AAACTTTGTGCCTTCTACCTTGCCACTGATTACCATGGAGCCTGTGGTCCTAGAGGCTTTGAAGATGACAATGATAAGCCTGAAGTATTCATTGTCCGTTTCCAAAGAAATGCAACATATGAGGCGTTGAAAGCTGACAAAAAGAATAATCTTATAGAGACTCTCCAGGGACAGGATATTCCTGATGCCTCCCAGCTAGTGGCTAGGTATAATGGCCCGGATGAAATTCTGGAG ATAAACAAGTGGGTCTCTCAGATTATCAAAGATGGAGATACTAGAGAAATCCCTTATTTT ACTTCAAAGGTACCGGATCTTTTACCCGAGGAAACAAGTAAAGAATGGTTAAGTGGTACCAAAAGCATCCGCTCGGCCGGGAAAAGTTTAAAAGAGAGGGTTCAGAACAGTGGCTTCAGTTTCAGTGATTACTTAACAGACCCAAGGGTTGGTCCAGCTTTGCTGATGCTTGCATGCATTTCATGGGGAACAATATGGTTCAAGAATATCCAATCAGCTCAGAAGACTCCAACG GATGAAGCCCCTAAAGACAGGACTAACAAACGGCGACGTCCGAAGCTTAGCCCGACACTCTTTGGCCAACCCACTGAAACCGGCACTGATCCTGAGCCCAAAGATGCTCGTGAGTGGGAGATAGAGGACTCGGATTCGGACTGA